In a single window of the Anopheles merus strain MAF unplaced genomic scaffold, AmerM5.1 LNR4000841, whole genome shotgun sequence genome:
- the LOC121603100 gene encoding uncharacterized protein LOC121603100 — protein MANAVNLLSRRRTLEEKIQRVIAFAANFVPERDEFRLGLFISDTERVAAEFDTVQQLIEDGAAPEAREMESHFRATTEDALMAARASLQALSRPSHNAIPASSTIATSGVRLPTISLPEFNGNEMQWATFRDTFEALIHSNEEVLTIQKFHYLRAALKGEAAKLLESIPLCASNYNIAWKSLVDRYANEYLQKKRHLQAMFNIGKVTKESNASLHRLVDDFDRHVKMLHQLGEPTAQWSTVLEYVLCTKLPDETLRTWEDYASTLSSPNYSMLIEFLQRKMRTLESISMNHPATREATHPSFRNLSNCCSYNGVLLTLKYRELEGYLETFVDRCLLRYAPRGNHSVVVFSSW, from the exons ATGGCTAACGCTGTAAATTTGCTGTCCAGACGGCGAACCCTGGAAGAAAAAATTCAGCGTGTTATAGCATTTGCTGCTAATTTTGTGCCTGAGCGGGATGAATTCAGGCTTGGCTTATTCATCTCCGACACCGAACGTGTTGCAGCAGAGTTCGATACAGTGCAGCAGTTGATCGAGGATGGAGCAGCACCCGAAGCGCGCGAAATGGAGAGCCATTTTCGCGCTACGACTGAGGACGCCTTAATGGCCGCGAGGGCCAGCCTACAAGCGTTGTCGCGGCCATCGCATAATGCTATTCCCGCCTCATCAACCATTGCTACATCTGGAGTGAGGCTGCCAACCATTTCTCTTCCAGAATTTAACGGCAATGAGATGCAATGGGCGACATTTCGGGACACTTTTGAAGCACTAATCCACAGCAACGAAGAGGTGCTAACTATCCAAAAGTTCCATTATCTTCGAGCTGCGCTCAAGGGTGAAGCTGCAAagttgctggaatcgattccgttgTGTGCATCTAACTACAACATTGCCTGGAAATCGTTGGTGGACAGATACGCCAACGAGTATCTACAAAAGAAGCGTCATCTACAGGCAATGTTCAACATCGGCAAGGTGACCAAGGAATCGAACGCATCATTGCACAGGCTGGTTGACGATTTTGATCGTCACGTAAAGATGCTGCATCAGCTTGGCGAACCAACAGCGCAATGGAGCACCGTGCTAGAATATGTGTTGTGCACCAAGCTTCCCGATGAGACGCTACGAACGTGGGAAGATTATGCTTCCACCCTCAGCAGCCCGAACTACAGCATGCTAATTGAGTTCctgcaaagaaaaatgagAACATTAGAATCGATTTCTATGAACCATCCGGCAACGAGAGAAGCTACTCATCCTAGTTTT AGAAACTTGTCAAATTGCTGCAGCTAcaacggtgtccttctaacgtTAAAATATCGGGAGCTGGAAGGATATCTCGAGACGTTCGTGGATCGGTGTTTGCTGAGATACGCTCCAAGAGGCAACCATTCAGTTGTGGTGTTCAGTTCCTGGTAA